The Agromyces mariniharenae genome includes a window with the following:
- a CDS encoding tryptophan-rich sensory protein: MTTTSTAATTTRGGDLARQLTVAVSALLAVIGSFIGSGAAGGTPVQDAAGGALAADATLIAPGTGAFSIWSLIYSGLLAYAVWQFLPAQRIAERHRRIGYLVAASLLLNAAWILSIQFDLLRLSVPIIGALLVVLIAAFRRCLALPPRNALDALATDGTVGLYLGWVTVATAANVTAALVAAGFDGWGIPPETWAVVVVAVAGLVGVALAVWDRGRIAPTLSLAWGLSWIAIARLTDTPESTVTGIAAIIAAVAVVLTTVVARLAVELRRRRAPRSS, translated from the coding sequence ATGACGACGACCAGCACGGCGGCAACGACCACCCGAGGCGGCGACCTCGCCAGGCAGCTCACCGTGGCGGTGAGCGCCCTGCTGGCGGTGATCGGCTCCTTCATCGGGTCGGGCGCGGCCGGCGGAACTCCGGTGCAGGATGCCGCCGGTGGAGCGCTCGCGGCCGATGCGACCCTCATCGCCCCGGGAACGGGCGCCTTCTCGATCTGGTCGCTCATCTACTCCGGGCTCCTCGCGTACGCCGTCTGGCAGTTCCTGCCGGCGCAGCGCATCGCGGAGCGGCATCGCCGCATCGGCTACCTCGTGGCGGCCTCGCTGCTGCTCAACGCGGCGTGGATCCTCAGCATCCAGTTCGACCTGCTCCGGCTCAGCGTGCCGATCATCGGCGCGCTCCTCGTCGTGCTCATCGCCGCCTTCCGGCGCTGCCTCGCCCTGCCGCCCCGGAACGCGCTCGACGCCCTGGCCACTGACGGCACCGTCGGGCTCTACCTCGGCTGGGTGACCGTGGCGACCGCCGCGAACGTCACGGCCGCGCTGGTCGCCGCGGGCTTCGACGGCTGGGGCATTCCGCCCGAGACCTGGGCGGTCGTCGTGGTCGCGGTCGCGGGCCTCGTCGGCGTCGCCCTCGCCGTCTGGGATCGCGGGCGCATCGCCCCCACCCTGTCGCTCGCGTGGGGCCTCTCCTGGATCGCGATCGCCCGCCTCACGGACACGCCGGAGTCGACCGTGACCGGCATCGCCGCGATCATCGCGGCTGTCGCCGTCGTGCTGACCACCGTCGTGGCCCGGCTCGCCGTCGAGCTCCGCCGGCGCCGCGCCCCTCGCTCCTCGTAG
- a CDS encoding DUF2207 family protein, with protein sequence MLPAVIALAIAPAFLILGLGFVARAIAAQRVTGLVVQYAPQRGSTVLHDALLVDADRRAASAMLIDLAVKRKVRLLAGSKREPIGVAVLPNVVFTADELTLLEALFGPDHTPGRVRRFSSERRALTGRLRTLVQHAEHALAREGLIAPRRTTWPGVTLRSLAYVGMLVEALLIVFALIDGDGAALGLTLIALAATIATIAVTPASWRRFLPPARPRREHLDGLRQYLELAEADRLRMLQSPTGADLVPTDGEDPALARYHLHERLLPYAVLFGLEREWIRQVKLEHDELVTRDLDLLDVVDVLPDVATALDAAGGAVQLTAAVGDLVDGTGAVLDGVGGIFEVFSS encoded by the coding sequence GTGCTCCCCGCCGTCATCGCGCTCGCGATCGCCCCTGCGTTCCTGATCCTCGGGCTCGGCTTCGTCGCCCGTGCGATCGCCGCGCAGCGCGTGACGGGACTCGTCGTGCAGTACGCGCCGCAGCGCGGCTCGACGGTGCTGCACGACGCGCTGCTCGTCGACGCGGATCGGCGCGCGGCATCCGCGATGCTCATCGACCTCGCGGTGAAGCGCAAGGTGCGGCTGCTCGCCGGCTCGAAGCGCGAGCCGATCGGCGTGGCGGTGCTGCCGAACGTGGTGTTCACGGCCGATGAGCTGACCCTGCTCGAGGCGCTGTTCGGTCCCGACCACACGCCCGGACGGGTGCGGCGGTTCTCGTCCGAGCGGCGGGCGCTCACCGGACGGCTCCGCACGCTCGTGCAGCACGCCGAGCACGCGCTCGCCCGCGAGGGGCTCATCGCCCCGCGCCGCACCACCTGGCCGGGCGTCACGCTGCGCAGCCTCGCGTACGTCGGCATGCTCGTGGAGGCGCTGCTGATCGTCTTCGCGCTGATCGACGGCGACGGCGCCGCGCTCGGCCTGACCCTGATCGCGCTCGCGGCCACGATCGCCACGATCGCGGTGACGCCGGCGTCATGGCGCCGATTCCTGCCACCCGCGCGTCCCCGGCGCGAACACCTCGACGGCCTGCGGCAGTACCTCGAGCTCGCTGAAGCCGACCGGCTGCGGATGCTGCAGTCGCCGACCGGGGCCGATCTCGTGCCGACCGACGGCGAGGATCCGGCGCTCGCCCGCTACCACCTGCACGAGCGACTGCTCCCCTACGCGGTGCTGTTCGGGCTCGAACGGGAGTGGATCCGGCAGGTGAAGCTCGAGCACGACGAGCTCGTCACGCGTGACCTCGACCTGCTCGACGTGGTCGACGTCCTTCCCGACGTCGCGACGGCCCTGGATGCCGCGGGCGGCGCCGTGCAGCTCACGGCCGCGGTCGGCGACCTCGTCGACGGCACCGGCGCGGTGCTCGACGGGGTGGGCGGCATCTTCGAGGTGTTCAGCTCCTAG
- a CDS encoding molybdopterin-dependent oxidoreductase: MPTTTGRARGWVLPALAGVASVALGAGVGELAAAILAPEASPFVVVGSLLIDLAPSWAKDAAIALFGTADKVALLIGIAIVLLAVAGAAGMLEVRRPPWGRVLIGALGVVGVVAAMTRANAPLLAFAPPALAAVASVIALQFLVTRLPSTDAPAPSQPEGIDRRRFLGWAGGAAAVGVLAAIGGYALQAGTRAVTAIRDTIALPKPTTNATVPSGAELDVEGLTPVITPNAQFYRIDTALAVPAVDPETWSLRIHGMVDQEVTLTWDELLALPLEESVTTLACVSNEVGGDLIGNAVWLGYPIRELLARANPTADADMVLSRSVDGFTASTPLAVLQDDRNAIFAVGMNGEPLPAQHGFPVRMVVPGLYGYVSATKWVVDLEVTRFDAASAYWTDRGWSAKGPIKLQSRIDVPRSGQQLSAGTITVAGVAWHQHVGIAAVDVQVDDGPWQPATLAEAISIDTWVQWRFDWDADSGTHTLRVRATDVDGEVQTSELQGVVPDGATGLHERTVTVA; encoded by the coding sequence ATGCCCACGACGACCGGTCGCGCGCGGGGGTGGGTGCTCCCGGCGCTCGCCGGCGTGGCATCCGTGGCCCTCGGCGCCGGCGTCGGCGAGCTCGCGGCGGCGATCCTCGCCCCCGAGGCGAGCCCCTTCGTCGTCGTCGGCTCGCTGCTCATCGACCTCGCCCCGTCGTGGGCGAAGGATGCCGCGATCGCCCTGTTCGGCACGGCCGACAAGGTCGCGCTCCTCATCGGCATCGCGATCGTGCTGCTCGCCGTCGCCGGAGCGGCAGGCATGCTCGAAGTGCGTCGCCCGCCGTGGGGACGCGTGCTCATCGGGGCGCTCGGGGTGGTCGGGGTCGTCGCCGCGATGACCCGGGCGAACGCGCCCCTGCTGGCGTTCGCGCCGCCCGCACTCGCGGCGGTCGCGTCGGTCATCGCACTGCAGTTCCTCGTCACCCGGCTTCCGTCGACGGATGCCCCGGCGCCGTCGCAACCCGAAGGGATCGACCGGCGCCGCTTCCTCGGGTGGGCCGGCGGCGCCGCGGCGGTCGGCGTGCTCGCGGCCATCGGCGGCTACGCCCTGCAGGCGGGTACCCGCGCGGTCACGGCGATCCGCGACACGATCGCGCTGCCGAAGCCCACCACGAATGCCACCGTTCCCTCTGGCGCCGAGCTCGACGTCGAGGGGCTCACCCCCGTCATCACGCCGAACGCGCAGTTCTACCGCATCGACACCGCCCTCGCAGTGCCCGCCGTCGACCCCGAGACGTGGAGCCTCCGCATCCACGGCATGGTCGACCAGGAGGTCACCCTCACGTGGGACGAGCTCCTCGCCCTCCCCCTCGAGGAGAGCGTCACGACGCTCGCGTGCGTGTCGAACGAGGTCGGCGGCGACCTCATCGGCAACGCGGTCTGGCTGGGCTACCCGATCCGCGAGCTGCTCGCCCGTGCGAACCCGACTGCCGACGCCGACATGGTGCTCTCGCGCAGCGTCGACGGCTTCACGGCGTCGACCCCGCTTGCCGTGCTGCAGGACGACCGGAACGCGATCTTCGCCGTCGGCATGAACGGCGAGCCGCTGCCCGCGCAGCACGGATTCCCCGTCCGTATGGTCGTGCCGGGGCTCTACGGATACGTCTCGGCCACGAAGTGGGTGGTCGACCTCGAGGTCACGCGCTTCGATGCGGCCTCCGCCTACTGGACCGACCGCGGCTGGAGCGCGAAGGGCCCGATCAAGCTGCAGAGCCGCATCGACGTGCCGCGCAGCGGCCAGCAGCTTTCGGCGGGCACCATCACGGTCGCCGGTGTCGCCTGGCACCAGCACGTCGGCATCGCCGCGGTCGACGTGCAGGTCGACGACGGGCCGTGGCAGCCGGCGACGCTCGCCGAGGCGATCTCGATCGACACCTGGGTGCAGTGGCGCTTCGACTGGGACGCCGACTCCGGCACCCACACCCTGCGCGTCCGCGCGACCGACGTCGACGGCGAGGTCCAGACCTCCGAGCTGCAGGGCGTCGTCCCCGACGGCGCGACGGGCCTCCACGAGCGCACCGTGACGGTCGCCTGA
- a CDS encoding amidase, producing MSGDTSRWSSSDAAGDAYRDPNASRLDTRPAAPGATRRPGGSFDVVEASIAELRAALEDGRATSESLTRAYLERIEAYDRPGTAAGLNALVVMNPSAIDDARASDERRARGETLGPLDGIPYTAKDSYLAKGLTAAAGSPAFEHLVAQRDAFTIERLRAAGAVLIGLTNMPPMANGGMQRGVYGRAESPYNAEYLTAAFGSGSSNGSGTATAASFAAFGLGEETWSSGRAPASNNALCAYTPSRGVISVRGNWPLVPTMDVVVPHTRSMADLLEVLDVIVADDAETRGDFWRVQPWVEIPASSSVRPDSYPALRPADAAAARSALAGKRFGIPRMYVNEDPDAGTAEPGRSPGIGGPTGQRIDTRPSVIDLWEAARRDLEAADAEVVLVDFPVVSNYEGDRPGAPTIATRGLVSPEYLHREIVDLSAWSWNDFLEANGDPALHSLADVDGARIFPQPEGTLPDRYTGFDDDIAEYPEWARANPGATFADMPELESGLRGLEETRRLDLEQWMDDLGLDAVVFPAVADVGPADMDVVAASADLGWRNGVWVANGNLVPRHLGIPTVTVPMGTMADIGMPVGLTFAGRAYDDNALLALAAAFEATGSRRTEPPRTPRR from the coding sequence ACGTCGTCGAGGCGTCGATCGCCGAGCTGCGCGCGGCGCTCGAGGACGGACGCGCGACGAGCGAGTCGCTCACCCGGGCGTACCTCGAGCGCATCGAGGCGTACGACCGCCCGGGCACCGCGGCCGGGCTCAACGCGCTCGTCGTGATGAACCCGTCGGCGATCGACGACGCGCGGGCCTCCGACGAGCGCCGCGCCCGCGGCGAGACGCTCGGGCCACTCGACGGGATCCCGTACACCGCCAAGGACAGTTACCTCGCCAAGGGGCTCACCGCGGCCGCCGGCAGCCCCGCGTTCGAGCACCTCGTCGCCCAGCGCGACGCGTTCACGATCGAGCGGCTGCGCGCGGCGGGCGCCGTGCTGATCGGCCTCACGAACATGCCGCCCATGGCGAACGGCGGCATGCAGCGCGGCGTCTACGGCCGCGCCGAGAGCCCGTACAACGCCGAGTACCTGACGGCCGCGTTCGGCTCGGGGTCGTCGAACGGCTCGGGCACCGCCACCGCGGCATCCTTCGCGGCGTTCGGCCTCGGCGAGGAGACCTGGTCGAGCGGCCGCGCGCCCGCCTCGAACAACGCGCTGTGCGCGTACACCCCCTCGAGGGGTGTCATCTCGGTGCGCGGCAACTGGCCGCTCGTGCCGACCATGGACGTGGTCGTGCCGCACACGCGCTCCATGGCCGACCTGCTCGAGGTGCTCGACGTGATCGTCGCCGACGACGCCGAGACGCGCGGCGACTTCTGGCGCGTGCAGCCGTGGGTCGAGATCCCCGCGTCGTCGTCGGTGCGGCCCGACTCGTACCCGGCGCTGCGGCCGGCGGATGCCGCAGCGGCACGCTCGGCGCTCGCCGGGAAACGATTCGGAATCCCGCGCATGTACGTGAACGAGGATCCCGACGCTGGCACCGCCGAGCCGGGTCGCTCGCCCGGCATCGGCGGACCCACCGGGCAGCGCATCGACACTCGCCCCTCCGTGATCGACCTCTGGGAGGCCGCGCGCCGCGACCTCGAGGCGGCCGACGCCGAGGTCGTCCTCGTCGACTTCCCGGTCGTGTCGAACTACGAGGGCGATCGCCCGGGTGCGCCGACGATCGCGACCCGCGGGCTCGTGAGCCCCGAGTACCTGCACCGCGAGATCGTCGACCTTTCGGCCTGGTCGTGGAACGACTTCCTCGAGGCCAACGGCGACCCCGCGTTGCACTCGCTCGCGGACGTCGACGGCGCACGGATCTTCCCGCAACCCGAGGGCACCCTGCCCGATCGCTACACGGGGTTCGACGACGACATCGCCGAGTACCCCGAGTGGGCCCGCGCGAACCCGGGCGCAACCTTCGCCGACATGCCCGAGCTCGAGTCCGGGCTTCGCGGCCTCGAGGAGACCCGGCGGCTCGACCTCGAGCAGTGGATGGACGACCTCGGCCTCGACGCGGTGGTGTTCCCGGCTGTCGCCGACGTCGGTCCGGCCGACATGGATGTCGTCGCGGCATCCGCCGACCTCGGCTGGCGCAATGGCGTGTGGGTCGCGAACGGCAACCTCGTGCCGCGGCACCTCGGCATCCCGACGGTCACGGTGCCCATGGGCACCATGGCCGACATCGGGATGCCGGTCGGGCTGACGTTCGCCGGACGCGCCTACGACGACAACGCGCTGCTCGCGCTCGCCGCGGCCTTCGAGGCGACGGGATCGCGCCGCACCGAGCCGCCGCGCACGCCGAGGCGCTGA
- a CDS encoding alpha/beta family hydrolase — protein MTPSTSSETTITIDVDGTPVSGVYSRPADAAATIVVAHGAGAGMEHPFMSGFTRAMHDLGSATLRFNFPYREAKRRFPDRPPVAIATWRAALAAAAERAGGAGAGSGEPIWASGKSFGGRMASMAVADGMPVAGLIYLGYPLHPPGRPEKARDEHLPGITVPMLFLQGRNDPFAIPNEQLDKVVARIGPTATVEWIEEANHSFEVKGRKRPAAEVGASLAPRAAAFMAAHPAS, from the coding sequence ATGACCCCGTCGACCTCGTCCGAGACGACCATCACGATCGACGTCGACGGCACCCCCGTGTCGGGCGTGTACTCGCGCCCGGCGGATGCCGCGGCCACGATCGTCGTGGCGCACGGCGCCGGCGCGGGCATGGAGCATCCGTTCATGTCGGGCTTCACCCGGGCGATGCACGACCTCGGCTCCGCGACGCTGCGGTTCAACTTCCCGTATCGCGAGGCGAAGCGGCGCTTCCCCGACCGGCCGCCCGTCGCGATCGCGACGTGGCGTGCGGCGCTCGCCGCCGCGGCCGAGCGGGCCGGCGGCGCGGGCGCGGGCTCGGGGGAGCCGATCTGGGCCTCGGGCAAGTCGTTCGGCGGGCGCATGGCGTCGATGGCGGTCGCCGACGGCATGCCAGTCGCGGGCCTCATCTACCTCGGCTACCCGCTGCACCCGCCCGGCCGTCCCGAGAAGGCGCGCGACGAGCACCTGCCCGGCATCACGGTGCCGATGCTGTTCCTGCAGGGGCGCAACGACCCCTTCGCGATCCCCAACGAGCAGCTCGACAAGGTTGTCGCACGCATCGGCCCGACCGCGACGGTCGAGTGGATCGAGGAGGCGAACCACTCGTTCGAGGTGAAGGGCCGCAAGCGCCCGGCCGCCGAAGTCGGCGCGTCGCTCGCCCCGCGCGCGGCCGCGTTCATGGCGGCGCACCCGGCGAGCTGA
- a CDS encoding aminotransferase class III-fold pyridoxal phosphate-dependent enzyme yields the protein MSQGSAGVRGFDFFGAGELPAPNLPADEVASIVRERWGIVAELSPLGSQQDQNFLARVDGEPVGVVKITNPAFTAVELAAQEQAADRIAARAPAVRIATTTTDATGTPRSIVAETSEGPLSIRIIEHLDGGTLTGGGYLSPATIARMGELAARTSLALADFGHDGLERVLQWDPRHADRVVELLAPHHPDPARRRQVTDAATAAWADLADVASALPLQAVHLDLTDDNVVCSTERGIRLPDGIIDFGDVTRSWAVAELAITITSLLHHAGAEPASVLAAIRAFHAVRPLSPEEVAAIWPIVVLRGAVLVVSGEHQVQLDGGENAYAASGIAREWRMFEQAVSVPTAVMSAVIADALDIPGGRVGPGEAGTPGGRVGPGEAGPVSRPGREASRYASPSAALLDDRVASSPPAALLDDQVATSAVRLDVSITSDDVDAGAWLDPDLEDRVALAALDAGASVAWLERGTPRLTASGTHSTTSSATIPTGVDVWFAEPQHLSAPDGYRLVIEAADGVTILDGHMLARTRHRIRLERPDGPKVPHLVRPEYAAGWLGLTGDPAMIMGLDTRPASPGAPRPAGSAERDAAALIARRDRAFAEVQEHYYDAPPRIERGWREHLVGTDGRVYLDMVNNVTPLGHGHPKLAAAVAKQLRTLNTNSRFNYGAVVEFSERLAELLPDPLDTVFLVNSGSEATDLALRVALAATGRRDVVSILEAYHGWTYGSDAVSTSIADNPNALATRPDWVHVLDAPNPFRGLHRGTDAARYAPEAARRIRELAASGRLPAAFIAETFSGNAGGIPLPDGYLAEVYAAVRETGGLAIADEVQAGYGRLGEWFWGFEQQGVVPDIVAVAKAAGNGYPLGAVITTRQIAARFRTQGYFFSSTGGSPASSVAGLAVLDAFRDEGLQRNAAEVGAHLKGRLQELATRHPLIGAVHGLGLYLGVEFVRDRETLEPASEETRAICDRLLALGIVMQPTGDHQNVLKTKPPLCIDRASADFFVDTLDRVLAEGW from the coding sequence ATGTCGCAGGGAAGCGCAGGCGTGCGGGGGTTCGACTTCTTCGGGGCGGGCGAGCTGCCGGCGCCGAACCTGCCCGCCGACGAGGTCGCGTCCATCGTGCGCGAGCGTTGGGGTATCGTCGCGGAGCTCTCACCGCTCGGGAGCCAGCAGGACCAGAACTTCCTCGCGCGCGTCGACGGCGAGCCGGTCGGCGTCGTGAAGATCACGAACCCGGCGTTCACCGCGGTCGAGCTGGCCGCCCAGGAGCAGGCCGCCGACCGCATCGCCGCACGTGCGCCGGCCGTGCGCATCGCGACCACCACGACGGACGCCACGGGCACGCCCCGTTCGATCGTCGCCGAGACGAGCGAGGGCCCGCTCAGCATCCGCATCATCGAGCACCTCGACGGCGGCACCCTCACCGGCGGCGGATACCTCTCGCCGGCGACCATCGCGCGCATGGGCGAGCTCGCCGCCCGCACGAGCCTCGCCCTCGCCGACTTCGGCCACGACGGGCTCGAGCGCGTGCTGCAGTGGGATCCGCGCCACGCCGACCGCGTCGTCGAGCTCCTCGCGCCGCACCACCCCGACCCGGCCCGTCGGCGTCAGGTGACGGATGCCGCGACCGCCGCCTGGGCCGACCTCGCCGACGTGGCATCCGCGCTTCCGCTGCAGGCCGTGCACCTCGACCTGACCGACGACAACGTGGTGTGCTCGACCGAGCGCGGCATCCGCCTGCCCGACGGGATCATCGACTTCGGCGACGTGACGCGCAGCTGGGCGGTCGCCGAACTCGCCATCACCATCACGTCGCTCCTGCACCACGCGGGCGCCGAGCCGGCTTCGGTGCTGGCGGCGATCCGCGCGTTCCATGCGGTGCGGCCGCTGTCGCCCGAGGAGGTCGCGGCGATCTGGCCCATCGTCGTGCTGCGCGGCGCCGTGCTCGTGGTGAGCGGCGAGCACCAGGTGCAGCTCGACGGCGGCGAGAACGCATATGCCGCGAGCGGCATCGCGCGCGAGTGGCGCATGTTCGAACAGGCCGTCTCGGTGCCCACCGCGGTCATGTCCGCCGTGATCGCCGACGCGCTCGACATCCCCGGTGGTCGAGTGGGGCCTGGCGAAGCCGGCACCCCCGGTGGTCGAGTAGGGCCCGGCGAAGCCGGACCCGTATCGAGACCGGGACGTGAGGCGTCTCGATACGCGTCGCCTTCGGCGGCACTACTCGACGACCGGGTCGCATCGTCGCCTCCGGCGGCGCTCCTCGACGACCAGGTCGCGACGTCGGCCGTCCGCCTCGACGTCTCGATCACCTCCGACGACGTCGACGCCGGCGCGTGGCTCGACCCCGACCTCGAGGATCGGGTCGCCCTCGCGGCGCTCGACGCCGGGGCATCCGTCGCGTGGCTCGAGCGGGGCACGCCCCGCCTCACCGCGAGCGGCACGCACTCGACGACCTCGTCGGCGACCATCCCGACCGGCGTCGACGTGTGGTTCGCGGAGCCGCAGCACCTCTCGGCCCCCGACGGGTACCGGCTCGTGATCGAGGCCGCCGACGGCGTCACGATCCTCGACGGGCACATGCTCGCGCGCACGCGTCACCGGATCCGGCTCGAGCGGCCCGACGGGCCGAAGGTGCCGCACCTCGTGCGGCCGGAGTATGCGGCGGGGTGGCTGGGGCTGACGGGGGATCCGGCGATGATCATGGGTCTCGATACCCGTCCGGCTTCGCCGGGCGCTCCTCGACCCGCGGGCTCGGCCGAGCGCGACGCCGCGGCGCTCATCGCGCGGCGCGACCGCGCGTTCGCTGAGGTGCAGGAGCACTACTACGACGCCCCGCCGCGCATCGAGCGCGGCTGGCGCGAGCACCTCGTCGGCACCGACGGACGCGTGTACCTCGACATGGTGAACAACGTGACGCCGCTCGGCCACGGACACCCGAAGCTCGCGGCGGCCGTCGCGAAGCAGCTGCGCACGCTCAACACGAACTCGCGCTTCAACTACGGAGCGGTCGTGGAGTTCTCCGAGCGCCTCGCCGAGCTCCTGCCCGATCCGCTCGACACCGTCTTCCTGGTCAACTCGGGCTCGGAGGCGACCGATCTCGCGCTCCGCGTCGCGCTCGCCGCGACCGGACGCCGCGACGTCGTGTCGATCCTCGAGGCCTACCACGGCTGGACGTACGGCTCCGACGCCGTGTCCACCTCGATCGCCGACAACCCGAACGCGCTCGCGACCCGGCCCGACTGGGTGCACGTGCTCGACGCGCCGAACCCGTTCCGCGGGCTGCATCGGGGCACGGATGCCGCGCGCTACGCGCCCGAGGCCGCTCGCCGCATCCGGGAGCTCGCGGCATCCGGTCGGCTGCCGGCCGCCTTCATCGCCGAGACCTTCTCCGGCAACGCCGGCGGCATCCCGCTGCCCGACGGCTACCTCGCCGAGGTCTACGCGGCCGTGCGCGAGACCGGCGGGCTCGCCATCGCCGACGAGGTGCAGGCCGGATACGGACGCCTCGGCGAGTGGTTCTGGGGCTTCGAGCAGCAGGGCGTCGTGCCCGACATCGTCGCCGTGGCGAAGGCCGCCGGCAACGGCTACCCGCTCGGCGCGGTGATCACGACGCGCCAGATCGCGGCGCGCTTCCGCACGCAGGGCTACTTCTTCTCGTCGACCGGCGGCAGCCCGGCGTCGAGCGTGGCGGGCCTCGCGGTGCTCGACGCGTTCCGCGACGAGGGCCTGCAGCGCAACGCGGCCGAGGTCGGCGCGCACCTGAAGGGCCGGCTCCAAGAGCTCGCGACGCGGCATCCGCTCATCGGGGCCGTACACGGCCTCGGCCTCTACCTCGGCGTCGAGTTCGTGCGCGACCGCGAGACGCTCGAGCCGGCCAGCGAAGAGACCCGCGCGATCTGCGACCGGCTGCTCGCGCTCGGCATCGTCATGCAGCCCACGGGCGACCACCAGAACGTGCTGAAGACGAAGCCCCCGCTGTGCATCGACCGGGCCTCGGCGGACTTCTTCGTCGACACGCTCGACCGGGTGCTCGCCGAGGGGTGGTAG
- a CDS encoding HNH endonuclease, translating to MAVSRSRAAVSARRRKRRMARVTHDLSDAQWAALTAEWRGCAYCGATDRALQRDCVLPISRGGRYTLENVVPACGSCNASKCNDEVTSWLRRKKLDERAFLLRQREIALELVARFAGPDHAVT from the coding sequence ATGGCGGTCAGCCGGTCCCGCGCGGCGGTCTCCGCGCGACGGCGCAAGCGGCGCATGGCGCGCGTCACGCACGACCTCAGCGACGCGCAGTGGGCGGCGCTGACCGCGGAGTGGCGGGGATGCGCCTACTGCGGCGCCACCGACCGGGCCCTGCAGCGCGACTGCGTGCTGCCGATCTCGCGCGGTGGACGCTACACGCTCGAGAACGTAGTCCCCGCATGCGGATCGTGCAACGCGAGCAAGTGCAACGACGAGGTCACCTCGTGGCTGCGGCGCAAGAAGCTCGACGAGCGGGCATTCCTGCTGCGGCAGCGCGAGATCGCGCTCGAGCTGGTCGCGCGCTTCGCGGGCCCGGATCATGCGGTGACCTGA
- a CDS encoding FUSC family protein: MGITATFRATKRVPILQVLKSAVATIAAWLVAGWLIPGPLPVFAAIAALLVVQPSVNQSLGKAIERSIGVILGVLIATGISLAFGQTTWVILVAIVVAMLVAWALKMTPGTSNQVAISAMLVLALGASSPEYALDRVLETLIGAAIGIIINALIVPPVAVAPARDALARLGGELAASVDRLAHALETNRTPAELESLMIEARLLRPMRDAADAAIDDGQESLTLNPRRSAHREELAQLRELLEQLSPIVTQLIGMTRAFADHYDASLHDEPTVRAIAEQLRRVAHDVRLAARVAEPEPEPLTSETPALTSALVIAAPKSAHWILVGSLMEDLRRIREELGAEE, from the coding sequence ATGGGCATCACGGCGACGTTCCGGGCCACCAAGCGCGTCCCGATCCTGCAGGTCCTGAAGTCGGCGGTCGCCACGATCGCCGCCTGGCTCGTCGCCGGCTGGCTCATCCCGGGGCCGCTGCCGGTGTTCGCGGCGATCGCGGCCCTCCTCGTCGTGCAGCCGAGCGTGAACCAGTCGCTCGGCAAGGCGATCGAACGCTCCATCGGCGTCATCCTCGGCGTGCTCATCGCCACGGGCATCTCGCTCGCCTTCGGACAGACGACGTGGGTCATCCTCGTCGCGATCGTCGTCGCGATGCTCGTCGCGTGGGCGCTGAAGATGACGCCCGGCACGTCGAACCAGGTCGCGATCAGCGCGATGCTCGTGCTCGCCCTCGGCGCGTCCTCGCCCGAGTACGCGCTCGACCGCGTGCTCGAGACCCTCATCGGCGCGGCGATCGGCATCATCATCAACGCGCTGATCGTGCCGCCCGTCGCCGTCGCGCCGGCCCGTGACGCGCTCGCGCGCCTCGGCGGTGAGCTCGCGGCATCCGTCGACCGCCTCGCCCACGCGCTCGAGACGAATCGCACCCCTGCCGAGCTCGAGTCGCTCATGATCGAGGCACGGCTGCTGCGCCCGATGCGGGATGCCGCGGATGCCGCGATCGACGACGGCCAGGAGTCCTTGACCCTCAACCCGCGGCGCTCCGCCCACCGCGAGGAGCTCGCCCAGCTCCGCGAGCTGCTCGAGCAGCTCAGCCCGATCGTCACGCAGCTCATCGGCATGACCCGTGCGTTCGCCGACCACTACGACGCCAGCCTGCACGACGAGCCGACGGTGCGCGCCATCGCGGAGCAGCTGCGCCGGGTCGCCCACGACGTGCGCCTCGCCGCCCGCGTCGCGGAGCCCGAGCCCGAGCCGCTCACGTCCGAGACGCCGGCGCTCACCTCGGCGCTCGTCATCGCGGCGCCGAAGTCGGCGCACTGGATCCTCGTCGGCTCCCTCATGGAGGACCTGCGCCGCATCCGCGAGGAGCTCGGCGCCGAGGAGTGA